A single Nostoc sp. PCC 7107 DNA region contains:
- a CDS encoding class I SAM-dependent methyltransferase: MSKQSPSFPFNSNNPHSDKWQERTSQVAYRFNRQYQNQTFELPPEVQSMPIYQEWKAGILAGRAVSPFWEIAQPQKNQHCLDIGCGVSFLIYPWRDWQAFFYGQEISNIARDTLNSRGSQLNSKLFKGVELGGAHHLNYGLDQFDLAIATGFSCYFPLEYWNTVLGEVQRVLKSGGHFVFDILNPQQPLSEDWAVLETYLGAEVFLEPLTEWEKMIKAAGAKVVAQQSGELFELYKVRF; the protein is encoded by the coding sequence ATGTCTAAGCAGTCTCCCAGTTTTCCGTTTAACTCCAATAATCCTCACTCCGATAAATGGCAGGAAAGAACATCACAAGTAGCTTATCGCTTCAACCGCCAATATCAAAACCAAACTTTTGAACTGCCACCAGAAGTTCAATCCATGCCAATATATCAAGAATGGAAAGCGGGGATATTGGCTGGGAGGGCTGTTTCTCCTTTCTGGGAAATTGCACAACCGCAGAAAAATCAACATTGCTTAGATATTGGTTGCGGTGTCAGCTTTTTGATTTATCCTTGGCGTGATTGGCAAGCATTTTTTTATGGGCAAGAAATTAGTAATATAGCGCGAGATACCCTTAATTCTCGTGGTTCTCAACTTAACTCCAAGCTATTCAAAGGTGTAGAGTTAGGCGGGGCGCATCATTTAAATTATGGTTTAGATCAGTTTGATTTGGCGATCGCAACCGGATTTAGTTGCTATTTTCCCTTGGAATACTGGAACACTGTTTTGGGAGAAGTTCAACGAGTTCTCAAATCTGGGGGACATTTCGTCTTTGATATCCTCAACCCACAACAGCCCCTATCCGAAGATTGGGCTGTGTTAGAAACTTATTTAGGTGCAGAAGTATTTTTAGAACCTCTAACTGAGTGGGAAAAAATGATCAAAGCTGCTGGTGCTAAAGTTGTTGCCCAGCAATCAGGCGAATTATTTGAATTATATAAAGTACGGTTTTAG
- a CDS encoding 1-acyl-sn-glycerol-3-phosphate acyltransferase produces MPKTIHSTQPPLKFIPQNFNPLALQMMRWLLPFILRFRTRPWLTAGVVKIEAENAEILAELYQKFQAGKIRFLIAFRHPEVEDPLCMLYLLSRLVPKAARQHGIKLQEPIHSHFIYERGMTLWAGNWLGWLFSRVGGVPVRRGRRVDRLAIQTARDLFANGKMPIAVAPEGGTNGHSGIVSPLEPGVAQLGFWCVDDLQKSDRTETVFIVPVAIQYRYVQPPWTKLNWLLSKLEADSGLAVQSISQSAINNSAEIYHQRICRLGEHLITEMEEFYRHFYHQDLPQIPNQTLIPRLHRLLDTSLKVAEQYFNIQAQGNFIDRCRRLEDAGWNYIYREDIADIHKLPPLKRGLADWIAEEADLRMQHMRIVESFVAITETYLQEQPTSERFAETALLMYDMLTRIKDSTLPGRPSLGLRQVQISVGEPISVTERWKKAQNNRHAARQAASTLTQDLQTALENLIS; encoded by the coding sequence TTGCCTAAAACGATACACTCCACTCAACCACCATTAAAATTTATTCCCCAAAATTTTAACCCCCTGGCGCTCCAGATGATGCGGTGGTTATTGCCATTTATCTTACGGTTTCGCACACGACCTTGGTTAACTGCGGGTGTGGTGAAAATAGAAGCCGAGAACGCAGAGATATTAGCCGAACTATATCAGAAATTCCAAGCAGGCAAAATCCGCTTTTTGATCGCATTTCGCCACCCAGAGGTAGAAGATCCACTGTGTATGCTGTATCTGCTGTCGCGCCTTGTCCCCAAAGCCGCCCGTCAGCATGGTATCAAGTTACAAGAACCAATTCATAGCCACTTTATTTATGAACGAGGGATGACTTTATGGGCGGGAAACTGGCTGGGTTGGTTATTTTCCCGCGTTGGCGGTGTTCCTGTACGCCGGGGGAGACGAGTTGACAGGTTGGCTATTCAAACAGCACGAGATTTATTTGCTAATGGGAAAATGCCGATCGCCGTTGCCCCAGAAGGTGGTACTAATGGTCATAGTGGCATAGTTAGCCCCTTAGAACCCGGTGTGGCGCAATTAGGTTTTTGGTGTGTAGACGACTTGCAAAAAAGCGATCGCACTGAAACAGTATTTATAGTACCAGTAGCCATTCAATATCGTTATGTTCAGCCACCTTGGACAAAACTAAATTGGTTATTAAGTAAATTAGAAGCAGATAGCGGTTTAGCAGTGCAGTCAATTTCTCAGTCTGCAATTAACAACTCAGCCGAAATTTATCATCAGCGCATTTGTCGGCTGGGTGAACATCTCATTACCGAGATGGAAGAATTTTATCGGCACTTTTATCATCAAGACTTACCCCAAATACCTAATCAAACATTAATTCCTCGACTGCATCGTTTATTAGATACAAGCTTAAAAGTTGCTGAACAATATTTTAATATCCAAGCACAGGGAAACTTTATAGACCGCTGTCGCCGTTTAGAAGATGCAGGTTGGAATTATATTTACCGAGAAGACATTGCCGATATTCATAAACTACCACCTTTGAAACGCGGACTGGCAGATTGGATTGCTGAAGAAGCAGATTTGCGAATGCAGCACATGAGAATAGTAGAAAGTTTTGTCGCCATCACCGAAACATATCTCCAAGAACAACCTACATCCGAAAGGTTTGCTGAGACAGCCTTACTTATGTATGATATGCTGACCCGAATCAAAGACTCAACATTACCAGGAAGACCAAGCTTAGGTTTGCGACAAGTGCAAATTAGTGTAGGTGAACCAATTTCCGTCACCGAACGCTGGAAAAAAGCGCAAAATAACCGTCATGCAGCCAGACAAGCAGCCAGTACTTTGACACAAGATTTGCAGACAGCATTGGAGAATTTGATTAGTTAA